The following coding sequences lie in one Panicum virgatum strain AP13 chromosome 6N, P.virgatum_v5, whole genome shotgun sequence genomic window:
- the LOC120679520 gene encoding aspartic proteinase nepenthesin-1-like, protein MGNPPDYSKPPLPAACRTRYCCHRMASLALFLILLVLPARSMPAAHCDGNVGFELKLTHVDAGASYTKVELLRRAVARSKARVAALQAVAAVADPVAAARVLVTASTGEYLLGLAIGTPPLFYTAVLDTGSDLIWTQCAPCLLCVDQPTPYFDAKRSATYRALPCRSPRCGQLYYPACFQKVCVYQYYYGDTASTAGVLANETFTFGASNSTKVRVPNVSFGCGSINAGDLANSSGMVGFGRGPLSLVSQLGPSRFSYCLTSYLSPTPSRLYFGVFANLNSTNTSSSSGSPVQSTPFVVNPSLPSMYFLSLRGISLGARRLPIDPLAFAINDDGTGGVVIDSGTSITWLQQDAYEAVRRGLLSAIPLPAMNDTDIGLDTCFQWPPPPNVTVTVPDFVLHFDGANMTLPPENYMLIASTTGYLCLAMVPSGVGTIIGNYQQQNLHILYDIANSLLSFVPAPCDII, encoded by the coding sequence ATGGGGAATCCCCCTGATTACAGCAAACCGCCGCTACCAGCTGCGTGTCGCACTCGCTACTGCTGCCACAGAATGGCGAGCCTCGCGCTCTTCCTCATCCTACTCGTGCTGCCTGCCAGGTCGATGCCCGCCGCGCATTGCGACGGCAACGTCGGGTTCGAGCTCAAGCTGACCCACGTCGACGCGGGCGCGTCCTACACCAAGGTGGAGCTCCTCCGACGCGCCGTCGCCCGGAGCAAGGCCCGCGTGGCCGCGCTGCAGGCCGTCGCCGCGGTGGCCgacccggtcgccgccgcgcgcgtcctGGTGACGGCCAGCACCGGCGAGTACCTGCTCGGCCTGGCCATCGGCACGCCGCCGCTCTTCTACACGGCGGTCTTGGACACCGGCAGCGACCTCATCTGGACGCAGTGCGCGCCGTGCCTGCTGTGCGTCGACCAGCCCACGCCCTACTTCGACGCCAAGCGGTCCGCCACGTACCGCGCGCTGCCGTGCCGGTCGCCGCGGTGCGGGCAGCTCTACTACCCGGCCTGCTTCCAGAAGGTGTGCGTGTACCAGTACTACTACGGCGACACCGCGTCCACCGCCGGCGTCCTCGCCAACGAGACCTTCACGTTCGGCGCCAGCAACTCCACCAAGGTCCGGGTGCCCAACGTCTCGTTCGGGTGCGGCAGCATcaacgccggcgacctcgccaaCAGCTCCGGCATGGTTGGCTTCGGCCGCGGGCCGCTCTCGCTGGTGAGCCAGCTCGGCCCGTCCAGGTTCTCCTACTGCCTGACGTCCTACCTCTCGCCGACGCCGAGCCGGCTCTACTTCGGCGTGTTCGCCAACCTCAACAGCACaaacaccagctccagctccgggTCGCCGGTGCAGTCCACGCCGTTCGTCGTCAACCCATCGCTGCCGAGCATGTACTTCCTGTCGCTCAGGGGCATCAGCCTGGGGGCCCGGCGCCTGCCAATCGACCCGCTGGCGTTCGCCATCAACGACGACGGCACGGGCGGCGTCGTCATCGACTCCGGCACGTCCATCACGTGGCTGCAGCAGGACGCCTACGAGGCCGTGCGCCGCGGGCTGCTCTCCGCCATCCCGCTGCCGGCGATGAACGACACGGACATCGGCCTGGACACGTGCTTccagtggccgccgccgccaaacgTGACCGTGACCGTGCCAGACTTCGTGCTCCACTTCGACGGCGCCAACATGACGCTGCCGCCGGAGAACTACATGCTGATCGCGAGCACCACGGGGTACCTGTGCCTGGCGATGGTGCCCTCCGGCGTCGGCACCATCATCGGCAACTACCAGCAGCAGAACCTGCACATCCTCTACGACATCGCGAACAGCTTGCTGTCGTTCGTGCCAGCTCCGTGCGACATTATATAG